From a region of the Sminthopsis crassicaudata isolate SCR6 chromosome 6, ASM4859323v1, whole genome shotgun sequence genome:
- the LOC141547059 gene encoding olfactory receptor 5A2-like has product MAGNRNTTTVTVFIFLGFSDHPQIQIILFVVFLGIYLLTLAWNLGLITLIRMDSHLQTPMYFFLSNLSFVDICYSSSTTPKMLACAIADQKTISFLGCAVQYFVFCGMGLTECFLLAAMAYDRYAAVCNPLLYPAIMSPTLCIKMVGGAFTGGFFSSLIETYSVYNHQFCGPNIINHFFCDLPPILALACSDTFSSQIVTFLVGVVVGIMSVLVILISYVYIVAAVLKINSTKGRSKAFSTCASHLTAVILFYGSGLFMYMRPSSSYALSRDKIVSVFYAVVIPMVNPMIYSLRNKEIKNAMKKIIEREWEISHPPIYF; this is encoded by the coding sequence ATGGCTGGGAACAGAAATACCACCACTGTGACTGTATTCATCTTCCTGGGCTTTTCTGATCATCCCCAAATACAAATTATCCTCTTTGTGGTATTTCTGGGGATCTACCTCCTGACTCTGGCCTGGAATCTGGGTCTCATCACCCTGATCCGGATGGACTCCCACCTCCAGACACCTATGTATTTCTTCCTCAGCAACCTATCCTTTGTGGACATCTGCTACAGCTCCTCTACCACTCCCAAGATGCTGGCCTGTGCCATTGCAGATCAGAAAACCATTTCCTTCCTGGGTTGTGCCGTTCAGTATTTTGTCTTTTGTGGCATGGGGCTGACCGAGTGCTTTCTCCTGGCTGCTATGGCTTACGACCGCTATGCTGCCGTGTGTAATCCATTGCTCTACCCGGCCATCATGTCCCCCACACTCTGTATCAAAATGGTGGGAGGTGCATTCACGGGTGGGTTTTTTAGCTCTCTGATTGAAACCTATTCTGTCTACAATCATCAGTTCTGTGGACCGAATATCATCAATCATTTCTTCTGTGACCTTCCTCCCATTCTAGCTTTAGCTTGCTCTGACACCTTCTCGAGTCAGATCGTGACCTTTCTTGTGGGGGTCGTTGTTGGGATAATGTCTGTCCTTGTGATCCTCATCTCTTATGTTTATATTGTCGCTGCGGTGCTGAAGATCAACTCCACCAAAGGTAGGTCTAAGGCCTTTAGCACCTGTGCATCTCACCTGACTGCGGTGATACTGTTCTatggctctggtcttttcatgtaCATGCGTCCCAGCTCCAGCTACGCCCTGAGCAGGGATAAGATAGTGTCGGTCTTCTATGCAGTGGTGATCCCTATGGTGAATCCCATGATATATAGCCTTCGAAACAAGGAGATTAAAAATGCCATGAAGAAGATAATTGAGAGGGAATGGGAAATTTCTCATCCCCCTATCTACTTTTGA